In a single window of the Nicotiana tomentosiformis chromosome 8, ASM39032v3, whole genome shotgun sequence genome:
- the LOC138897366 gene encoding uncharacterized protein, with product MDGQSERTIHILEDMLCACVIDFRSSWDQLLPLAEFSYNNYQSRIRMAPYEALYGRCCRSPIGWYEPGEARLLGTNLVRDALEKVKLIQDRLLTTQSRQKIYADRRAHDVAVMVEERVLL from the coding sequence atggatggacagtccgagcgcactattcatatattggaagacATGTTATGtgcctgtgttattgattttAGGAGTTCATGGGATCAGTTACTACCTCTTGCGGAGTTCTCctacaacaactaccagtcgagaatccggatggctccttatgaggccttatatgggaggtgtTGTCGTTCTCCCATTGGTTGGTAcgagcctggggaggctaggttgttgggcactaatttggttagagatgccttggagaaagtcaagttgattcaggatcggcttcttacaacacagtccagacagaagatttATGCAGATCGGAGGGCTCATGATGTTGCAGTCATGGTAGAAGAGAGGGTTTTGCTATGA